The Nitrospira sp. genome has a window encoding:
- a CDS encoding helix-turn-helix transcriptional regulator, which produces MNTKDWVGLIEEVYRLEDDDDTWLNHVLEHAASLASRGFWPTIGTYQYTPRNLKLVRTAALGPEHARDILAASMQVQTPTVSHFFRSGPAVTSLSEALFTREPGLAAVVQQITNGVVHDKLAVKGLTGQGSALILCWLFSKPIIPTVQERHRWQCAASHLGAGLRLRESVQTLNLDSLLVEAIFDTAGKLHDARQGAERQTARAALQRAVRRLDQLRTRQGRSNPDRALAAWEGLVQGRWSLIDHFDSDGRRFVLAIKNDPRFPDPRGLTLRERQVAEFIGQGHSCKEIGYMLGISPSAVTNCTTRAVRKLRLSSLTELAAFFSPNGPRATLEEYGVHGDRLLIGTYPLLPADQIMNLTDAERAILAALLAGSTNRDIAQRRNCSEHTVANQVQAIFRKVGVRSRSELAVRLHSDAPDCTNA; this is translated from the coding sequence ATGAACACGAAGGATTGGGTGGGGCTCATTGAGGAGGTGTACAGGCTCGAGGATGACGACGACACCTGGCTGAACCACGTACTCGAGCATGCCGCATCGCTAGCAAGTCGAGGCTTCTGGCCTACCATCGGTACCTATCAGTACACCCCGAGAAACCTGAAGCTTGTACGAACCGCTGCGTTAGGACCAGAGCATGCACGGGACATTCTCGCAGCAAGCATGCAGGTACAAACTCCCACCGTCAGTCATTTCTTCCGCAGCGGGCCGGCCGTCACCTCTCTCAGCGAAGCCTTATTCACACGTGAACCAGGTTTGGCGGCTGTTGTTCAGCAGATTACGAACGGTGTCGTGCACGACAAGCTGGCAGTCAAGGGGCTTACGGGTCAAGGTAGCGCACTAATCCTGTGCTGGCTGTTCTCGAAACCAATTATACCGACCGTGCAGGAGCGACACCGCTGGCAATGTGCAGCCAGCCATCTGGGCGCCGGGCTTCGGCTGCGAGAATCCGTACAGACCCTAAACCTTGATTCCCTTCTGGTGGAAGCCATTTTTGACACCGCCGGCAAGCTCCACGACGCCCGTCAGGGAGCAGAACGTCAGACGGCACGTGCCGCATTGCAGAGAGCGGTCCGCCGCCTCGACCAGCTTCGAACCCGCCAAGGTCGTAGCAACCCTGACCGTGCGTTGGCAGCCTGGGAGGGCCTTGTGCAAGGCCGCTGGTCGCTCATCGACCATTTCGATTCTGACGGTCGCCGGTTTGTTCTTGCGATCAAGAATGACCCCAGATTTCCTGATCCACGCGGCCTCACCCTGCGCGAGCGCCAAGTCGCGGAATTCATCGGCCAAGGGCATAGCTGCAAGGAGATCGGCTATATGCTCGGGATCTCACCCTCCGCCGTGACGAACTGCACAACGCGTGCAGTTCGCAAACTGCGTTTGTCATCGCTCACCGAGCTTGCGGCATTTTTTTCGCCCAACGGACCACGAGCCACACTGGAAGAATATGGAGTGCATGGCGACAGATTGCTGATCGGCACCTATCCGCTCCTTCCTGCTGATCAGATTATGAACCTGACAGACGCCGAACGAGCGATACTGGCGGCGTTGTTGGCAGGCTCCACAAACCGAGACATTGCCCAACGCCGTAACTGCAGTGAGCACACCGTGGCTAATCAAGTGCAGGCGATCTTTCGCAAAGTCGGAGTGCGTTCACGCAGCGAACTGGCCGTGCGGCTGCATAGCGATGCGCCAGACTGCACCAACGCATAG
- a CDS encoding M23 family metallopeptidase, with product MRSIQSSCWVHLLAILCLATLWTLDTTSSGHAGREAENGTPIKPSEKVRKGKAASKAGVGEKVTPHQTELLDRCEAEAQVLYKPCMNKTGDDLEECLRKYDAAVNACVNPGPPPKGQESQNVYRIPYADGTNVKVGRDFVTHNPFGRIDMHGKGGGTHRIVAAADGFVRYIQDGRTKNQWPERLFRNTRDCLNNYVWIEHVNGEWAKYSHMEFGSTTIKAKLKEDQWVAEGTYLGDEGKVGCASRDHLHFQIYKIGTNPEIDPNHGDFDYHVNDEGERVKLDDPDHRNPRFRDLEGNIFTLKDGETYVAGGLPKCRKDTECPSGYFCNAGIDLDKNRCMPLKADNDTCDVAGGGHQCKSGFCKFGRCYTPHSVSAGGTCYTDDACSVGKCSDVGGLKGVCVCKADADCIEGKYCDQGADLNLNQCKNKKADNESCDLVGGGHQCKSGFCKFSRCYTPNSVEIGDICYNDDACKEGKCGAVDGAKGSCVCQKDSDCGAGKYCDGGLDTKVNACRPKLNKGEKCGKAGSLGNDHKCKSGECSGFPKYECK from the coding sequence ATGAGATCGATACAATCAAGCTGCTGGGTGCATCTTCTAGCCATACTCTGCCTGGCTACACTGTGGACGCTCGATACGACCTCCTCAGGCCACGCCGGTAGAGAAGCAGAGAACGGGACGCCCATCAAGCCTTCCGAAAAGGTCCGGAAGGGGAAGGCAGCGTCAAAGGCTGGCGTGGGAGAGAAAGTTACGCCTCATCAAACTGAACTGCTTGATCGTTGCGAGGCGGAGGCCCAAGTGCTCTATAAGCCTTGCATGAACAAGACCGGCGATGACCTGGAGGAATGCCTTCGAAAGTACGATGCGGCTGTGAACGCGTGTGTGAATCCGGGGCCACCCCCGAAGGGACAGGAATCTCAGAATGTCTACCGAATCCCCTATGCCGATGGTACGAACGTAAAAGTTGGCCGCGACTTTGTCACTCATAATCCATTTGGTCGCATTGATATGCACGGGAAAGGTGGTGGTACGCATCGCATCGTAGCTGCCGCTGATGGATTCGTTCGATATATTCAGGACGGTCGCACCAAGAACCAATGGCCCGAACGATTATTTCGCAATACGAGGGATTGTCTCAACAACTATGTATGGATTGAGCATGTCAATGGTGAATGGGCTAAGTATTCACATATGGAGTTTGGCAGTACAACTATTAAGGCAAAGCTCAAGGAAGACCAATGGGTTGCTGAAGGGACTTATCTTGGGGACGAGGGAAAAGTTGGATGTGCCTCACGAGATCATCTTCATTTTCAAATATACAAAATAGGAACGAATCCTGAGATAGATCCAAACCATGGAGATTTTGACTACCACGTTAATGACGAGGGAGAAAGAGTTAAATTAGACGATCCTGACCATCGGAACCCTCGATTCCGCGATCTCGAGGGGAACATCTTCACCCTCAAGGACGGGGAAACCTACGTCGCAGGTGGCTTGCCAAAGTGTCGCAAAGACACGGAATGCCCTTCAGGGTATTTCTGCAATGCTGGAATTGATCTTGATAAAAACCGATGTATGCCTCTCAAGGCCGACAATGACACATGCGATGTAGCTGGAGGCGGACATCAATGTAAGAGCGGGTTCTGTAAATTCGGCCGTTGCTACACACCCCATTCAGTATCGGCAGGCGGTACTTGCTACACCGACGATGCCTGCTCGGTAGGGAAATGCAGTGATGTCGGAGGCTTAAAGGGAGTCTGTGTTTGCAAAGCGGATGCAGACTGCATCGAGGGTAAGTACTGCGACCAGGGCGCTGACCTGAATCTGAACCAATGCAAGAATAAGAAAGCCGATAACGAGAGCTGTGATCTGGTGGGTGGAGGGCATCAATGCAAGAGTGGATTTTGCAAGTTCTCTCGGTGTTACACACCGAATTCGGTTGAGATAGGCGATATCTGCTACAACGACGATGCGTGTAAGGAAGGCAAGTGCGGTGCCGTGGACGGCGCAAAAGGCAGCTGTGTGTGCCAGAAAGATTCCGATTGCGGTGCCGGAAAATATTGTGATGGAGGGCTCGATACCAAAGTGAATGCGTGTCGACCGAAGCTCAATAAGGGTGAAAAATGCGGAAAGGCCGGTTCACTCGGCAACGATCACAAATGCAAATCAGGGGAATGTTCAGGGTTTCCAAAATACGAGTGCAAATAG
- a CDS encoding thioredoxin domain-containing protein produces the protein MMSIWRTFSLLAFSLTASIGILASSTEQTWAQASDLQSPATDIKALVEETLRQHPDLILHALKQDPVMIADLVERGTEIRKAKLEEAQWQAEMANPKVATVAEDRPIRGARNAPITVVEYSDFECPYCRAVSPTLQEVLVAYEDKVRLVYKHNPLSFHATAEPAARYFEAIALQNEDEAWRFHDLVFQQQRNLSRGVEAVQEIAATLNIDHAQLERDLQSDAVTQRITADRAEAERFGFDGTPAFVINGVSLVGNHPKRDFDRIIRKMLPEPQAMAQ, from the coding sequence ATGATGTCTATCTGGAGAACGTTTTCACTCTTGGCTTTTAGTCTAACAGCATCAATTGGAATTCTCGCGAGCAGTACCGAACAGACATGGGCGCAGGCGTCTGATCTACAGTCACCGGCCACTGACATCAAAGCTTTGGTCGAAGAGACATTACGACAACATCCAGATCTCATCCTTCACGCGTTGAAACAAGATCCGGTGATGATTGCGGACCTCGTAGAACGCGGAACCGAAATTCGAAAAGCAAAGCTCGAGGAAGCGCAATGGCAGGCAGAAATGGCGAACCCAAAAGTTGCGACGGTTGCGGAAGATCGTCCTATTCGCGGAGCGCGCAACGCGCCGATCACTGTCGTGGAGTACAGCGATTTCGAGTGCCCCTATTGCAGAGCCGTATCCCCGACACTGCAGGAAGTGCTGGTAGCGTATGAAGACAAGGTCCGTCTCGTCTACAAACACAATCCATTGAGCTTCCACGCCACGGCCGAGCCAGCAGCGCGCTATTTTGAGGCCATCGCACTGCAGAACGAAGACGAGGCTTGGCGATTTCATGACCTGGTGTTTCAGCAGCAGCGTAACTTGTCTCGCGGCGTCGAAGCCGTGCAGGAAATTGCTGCGACACTGAACATCGACCACGCACAGCTCGAACGCGATTTACAGAGTGACGCAGTGACGCAACGTATTACAGCTGATCGAGCGGAAGCAGAACGGTTCGGCTTCGACGGCACACCCGCGTTCGTGATCAACGGCGTGTCATTAGTCGGCAATCACCCCAAGCGAGACTTCGATCGTATTATTAGGAAAATGCTGCCAGAACCACAGGCAATGGCACAGTAG